In Streptomyces sclerotialus, one genomic interval encodes:
- a CDS encoding GNAT family N-acetyltransferase, producing the protein MIRNATPDDVPAIHAMIRELAEYEREPESAKATEEQLRDALFGDHPAVFGLIAEESGAPVGFALWFRNFSTWTGTHGVYLEDLYVRPEYRGGGHGKALLSTLAQICVHRGYGRFEWSVLDWNEPSIGIYKSIGAQPMDEWTVFRLTGEALHELAATADANAA; encoded by the coding sequence ATGATCCGCAACGCGACGCCCGACGACGTCCCCGCCATCCACGCCATGATCCGCGAGCTCGCGGAGTACGAGCGCGAGCCGGAGTCCGCGAAGGCCACCGAAGAGCAGCTGCGCGACGCCCTGTTCGGCGACCATCCGGCCGTCTTCGGACTGATCGCGGAGGAGTCCGGGGCGCCCGTGGGCTTTGCCCTGTGGTTCCGGAACTTCTCCACCTGGACGGGCACGCACGGTGTCTATCTGGAGGACCTGTACGTTCGCCCCGAGTACCGCGGCGGCGGCCACGGCAAGGCACTGCTCTCGACCTTGGCGCAGATATGCGTCCACCGTGGATACGGACGTTTTGAATGGTCAGTCCTGGATTGGAATGAACCGTCCATCGGTATATACAAGTCGATCGGTGCTCAGCCCATGGACGAATGGACCGTCTTCCGGCTCACTGGAGAGGCACTGCACGAGCTCGCGGCAACTGCAGATGCCAACGCAGCGTAA